The window ACTTCACCTTCTGAGGTATTGGCCTCTAATTGATTCAAAGATGCATTTTCAATCCTCAAATTGTCGCCACCATCAAAACCTGCAATAAAATTGACTGTCATGCTTTCTCCCATGGTATTGTCAGCATTGTAAGGCGTAACCATCAATTTATACTTACCTTCATTCAGGTACTTGCCTGCATAATCATTGGCGGGTAAATCTCCGAAGATCGCATATGGTGCTTTTCTCTCTGTCCAATTGTAATCTTTAGCACCAGATAGTTGAAAAGTCATGGCAGCTATATTATCACCTTTGCCATCAGCCCTGATATTCAACTTAACATTTTTGTACTGATTCAGGTCGATGTAACTACCTTCCATAAGCTCCATAATGTCCTCGTCCGTATCCGCATTTACCAGAGTAAATTTATCAATTTTGCTATTGTGAATTACTTCAAAATTAATTGTAACAGTGGCTCCACCTATGCCTCTATTCACAGTAGACTTGAATGGATAAGCTGTAGCAGACATGGTATAACTTCCCTCAGGGAGGTCTCTTCCAGCGTAGTCACCTAAATTGTCACCAAAGAGCGCAAATGGCATCACTTTCTCAAACATGGAGAAATTAACTGGCCCCTCAATCATCATATCAATTCCACCTTGTTGGTCTTCAGGAACATTTGATCTGATATTAAACTTTTTATCTTTGAATGCTGATAAATCTATCACATCACCATCCATTATTTTTATAATATCCGTATCATCTGTAGCATTGACTAAAGTGAAACTGTCAATGGTTCCTTCAAACATCACTTCAAAGTTTACCATGGATTTCACTCCCTGATTACCGGAAAGATGTTTCATTTCAAATGGTGTGGCAGCAAATTCATATACCCCAGGCAATATGTTTTTCCCTGTATAATCTCCGTTGATATCACCAAATACTGCGTACGGTACCACATTTTCAGTTGTACTTCGCATGTCAGGAGAACAGGTTGGACATAAGGTTAATGATTCCAATTCTAATTTCACACTACCCACTTTTTCAGGATCAGTGATTACCATCATATTGATCATTTTATCTTTGACTTCAGAATAAGGTATAATGTCACCATTCATTATTTCTCTGATAATGGTATTGGTTCCTGCATCTACAAGCCAGAAGCTTTCGATTTCTAAGTCATCAGATTCTGTTACTACCTTAATGATTGCTTCTGTGTCCTCTCCTCCTTCATATGAAGCAGTCACCATTAAATCACCTAACTCATCAGGAGTTCCACAGAGTTCTACCCTACCATTTTCATCGGTGATGCCTTTACCATAGAATACACCATTCACATCAAAAGAAACTTCTACCCCTGCTAGAGGCATTCCAAATTGATCCAATATAGTGGCTGCCAAACATACTTCTTCACCAAGAACTACTTCCACTTCGTTTTCTTCAAATGAAATAATGGTAGGGATTGGGACATTGTCTGTAACAGTGATCATGGCGGTAACAGTGTTCTCGACTGTATAATAAAAGCCGAACTCAAACTCACCTTCCATATCCGGATTGAAGCAATAATTCAATACTCCGTCCTCATTGGTCATCATAGAACCGGCGGGTTCTCCATTTTTGGTAATAAACACTTCAATGACACCAAATGGATTGTCTAACTGATCCAATACCTCTACTTCCAAACAAGTCTCTGTTCCAATACTTACTTCACCCTCAGAAGGTTCAACTGAAATAGTAGTAGCAACCAATACAACTTGAATGATTTTTACCGTACCTGTGGCAGGAGTTCCACCATCATAATTAACAGCAAAGCTTAGATCACCCATGCTTTCGGTAACAATACAATAGGCAACTATTCCATCTTCATCACTCATTAAGGTGGCCACAATTTCTCCATTGACTTCTATAGTTACTTCTGTATTGGGAAGTGGATCACCGTTTTGATCCAACACTAGGGATTCTACACAGGCTTCCTCACCAAGGTTGACCTCAGCAGATATATTGGTTATTGAAATGGCACTAGCTATAAGGCCACCACCACCGCCTCCGTCTCCGCCGCCTCCGGAATTAAGGACAGTAATACTCGTAGAAGCCGGGCTTCCGCCTCCAACATAATTAACAACAAAAATTAGAAGCTCGCCATCTTCTTCCTCTGCTGTTTTGCAAAATTCAGCCACTCCATTTTCGTCGGTCATTTCAGATCCTGCATCCACCCCATTGATTTCCAATTGAACTTCAACACCTTCCATTACTTTGCCAAACTGATCTTTAACCGTGGCAGTCACACATACCTGTTGTCCCAAATTGATCTCATTGGATGCGGCATCTATACTTATTGAGGTAGGCATTGAATCCGGAACAGCGACCATAACGGTAGTTTCGGTTTTATCCCCTCCCTCATAATAACTCGTAAATAAGAGGTCTCCACCTTCTTCCGGTGTGAAACAATATTCTATCATCCCATTCTCATCAGATTCACCACTGTAAATTACATTGCCCATATATTCGATAAATAACATCTCACCTTCCATCGGGTTATCAAATTGATCCAAAATCTGACTGGTAAGGCATATTTCCTCTCCCAAAGTCACTGATTCAGGCAGGGAGTTAAGCAGCACCTGATCCGGTCTAGGAATGGTTGTAGAAACGGTAGCTTCTGCAGTTGTACTTCCTACAGATGCTATTATTTTATCAGTTCCCTCATTAATAGCATCAAAGCAGAAATTCGCTATCCCTTGTTCATCAGTTAATGCAAAACCAATTTTCTCATTGACCCCTTCCACTTCAAAATCCACCCTAACACCAAAAATTGGTACGCCCTCATCATCTGTCACTGAAGAATTGAAACAATAAGTAGTTCCCTGTTGAATTTCTTGTTCAATATCCAAATTAATATTGCGAACTTGTTCCACGCTAGCCAGTGCCTGACCACCCGGGTATCCATAGGAATCATAGCTACCAAAGCCATACATAAAAGCCCCAAAAGCCAAGTTTCCAGAAATATTATGTGTTCCTTGAGAAACTTCTACCTGTGCTCCGGCAAAGGTAGATCCGGGTATATCTGTAAAAATAGAAGGGTCCAAAAAGGCACCGTCCAGTTCAATTTTATCCTTTTGAGAAGTTGGCACTGCCAAGTTTATAAAATGCTTACTAAAACCAGTTGCTGGAGTGCTGACAGTATAACTATTTTGAAATTGCTCGAAAGGAGGTATTAACATCATAAACGGATCAGATGTAACATTATCAGAACTTTGACCTTTCGAAAACTGTGCAACTAAAATGGCTTGATCTGATTCAATTTTAGTATACACATCACTAGGGATACTTAATTCGTGAAAGTCACCTGCATTTAATGTGAAGTTTTCTGTAAAGCCACCTGTACCATTTATCGAAACACTGGTTCCATCCTTGGTGGCAACAATTCTATAAATGTCACCTGCTCTTCTAGAGGCTAGTGGAATAGTGACAAAACTTTCACCCAAGGAAGTTACAGGAGGTGCTTGTTCAATCAAATGATCACATGCGGAAATATTCTGCGGCACATAGGCACAGGTATGGCCAGTAAATACTGCGACAGGATTATTAGAAGTGATAAAACTACCCGTTAAATCACCATTTGTTACCGATGCTATTAACTGGTAAGTCTCACCTTTATTTAAGTTTACTTCATAGGGTACGCCAGACGGTCTTGTATTTGTACCTATTGAAGGTACTATGGTAACTACTGTCCCATCCATTGTTGCTACCACCCCAAATGCAGATGCTGTAGAAGGGGTTGCCGATAGTGTTATATAGGACATAACTATATATTCGGTTCCCAACACATCAAGCGGTAAACCAAGAAAAGCATCAGTTGTAGCATTATATTGATTTAACCCATATATAGTAATCTCACTATCTGCTATAATATTAACCCCTTTATTTTCAACACCATCACTAAGAGTAGCCAGAAGTGTACTGGGTAGATTTACCGTAGTAACAGTTCCAGGTGTTACAGAAAAATCTATTACAGTTTCATCTGGCAATATTACTTGACCATTAGTAGCTAAATCACTAGTAATAAATAAATCCAAATTTGTAGCACTACTATTATTAAAATTTCGGTTAAACATTAACCAAAATTCCTTTCCCTTATTATCGGGAATACCATTCTGAGAATATACCAATCCCATAGGAAGTATAAACAGCAGAAAAATCAAGTTTAAAACACTGTAGGTTTGCTTCATAACATGCATATTTATAGGTTATATATACATAAATATATATTTAAAAATTAATATAACAAACACAACAACTTAGTTTTTAAATATTTACACAAAAAAACGCCTTTTATATAATCAAAAAAATTGCATATTATGGAGCTACCAACTAACTCAAAAAAAGGCATGAAATAGCTATAAATTAATAGATGGGTACCCCTATTTATTAAATCATAAATAATTTATCATTTATTTAAAATTTAATAATATTTTTAATTAATAATTATAATTTATAAAATTAGAACAAGTTAACAAATATCCTAAATTCATTCTATTTGCCATTTTTTTTATCTAAAGTAAAAATCATTATTTTACCTGAGCTCCAATTCTCAATTCTACTTCCAATAGAAATACTTAAAATCCAGTTATTAATAAATCTCTAAAATATCTCATTTTTATTATTCAAAAAGTCTGAGCGAATAAGTAGGAAATTTAAACTTTTAAAATGAGAATAAATCAGCTCTTTCTTTAAACCTATATAATAAGTAAAGTAGAACTATCATGTATCAGCTTACACTTGCAAATAACCAATATGGCCTTCTATCGGGTGTTTAAGCTCCACTTAGAACAATCCCAGTCATTTTATTGATATTTTCACCCTAGCAATTAGAGAATACCTTGACACAATAACTGGTTTAAGGCAATTACCAATCAGACTAATTTACTCGGGATTAGATCATTTGAGGTACATGCAAAAACCGCCTTTACCTATTTAGAATTAATTTAGGCACCTACAATAAAAAAATAAATTGACCTGAATTAAGCAATTGGCTTTCCTTTACCTAGTGATCCGTTTGGGCAAACGCATTAATCAAGTAACTAATCCTATTTATGAATCAATTTTCATGCAGTCATATTTACCAGAAATTAAGCCCCCCACTCCTCCTTATTACTAAGAATAATGAATTGGAAAATTGAACAAATAAGAATGGGCTCTCCCTTTTTATAAAAGGCCAATTCAAAAGCACAAAACAACACCTATAATTTTAAGGGTACTTAGGGGATAAGAAACGAAAGGGATAACACTATAAGAAACCCGGTTACGGAGATTATTGTTTCTAATGTAGTCCATGTTTGTAAAGTCTCTTTCTCACTTATATCCAGGTATTTCTTAACCAACCAAAAACCTGAATCATTGACATGAGATAAGATACATGCGCCTGCTGCTATGGCAATTCCAATTAAGGCTTTGTATGGATCAGACATATCCATATCTATAATTATTGGAGAAATCATACCTGCAGCGGTCACCATGGCCACAGTTGCAGAACCTTGAATTATCCGAATAATGACTGCAATTAAATAAGCCATCACTATAGGAGCTACATTATAAGCTATAAAAACTTCTGCAAGTGCTTCCCCTGCACCACTTTGTACTAGGATTTCTTTAAACATCCCGCCGGCACCTGTAATCACAATAATAAGTCCTGCTGGAGCTAAAGCCTTGTCGGAAAACTCAAGCAATTGCTTGGCTTTGTATCCTTTTCTATACCCTAAGAAATATAGGGCCACTAGTGTAGCTATGGTCAAAGCAATAAAAGGGTGTCCTAAAAACTGCGCTACTTCTAATAAATAATTATCTCCATTGATATGGCCGGTTTCTACCAATAAATTGGATGTAGTAGCAATGAGTATTAATAATAATGGAAGAATAATTATAAAAGCTATTAAATAAAAGTCTCTTTTAGAGGCATTACCGGTAGCTTCATCCTTAAATTCTATATGCGAGGGTACCGGCACAAATATTTTATTAGAAATATACTGACCAAATATAGGTCCTGCCAATATCGCACAAGGCAATCCTACTATCACTCCAAAAATTATCATCCAGCCCAAGGGTGCATTCAGTATTTCTGCTACTGCCACCGGTCCCGGTGTTGGAGGTATAAAGGCATGTGTAACCGCCATGCCTGCTAATAAAGGGATTGCATAATGTAACAATGAATTGCCGGATTTATTAGCTAAAGCATAAACCAATGGAATTAAGATAATAAATCCTACATCCAAAAACACAGGTATAGAAACAATAAAACCCGTTAGCATCAATGCCCAAGAAGTCCTTTTTTCCCCAAACCCCTTAATTAAAAAATGAGCCATGGTTTGTGCACCCCCGGAGACCTCTAACAATTTTCCTAAAATAGCTCCAAGACCAACAACAATGGTAATAAAGCCTAAAATATCACCCATGCCTTTTTGAAGACTACCTATAAGTTCCATAAAAGGCATGCCCGATGCTAAACCTACAAAACAACTGGCCAATAATAAGGAAATAAAGGCATGCACCTTTAATTTCATCACCAATACCAACAACAACAATATAGACAAAGAGGTAATAATAAAAAGATAGAGCGTTTGATCCATGGGTTTATTAAATAAAATACAATTGGGGAAATATAAAATAGCCGAAATAGCAGAATTAAGACGGTATATTAATCAGTATCTTGGTAAGCTTTTAAAAATTGACTTAGGTGTTCTTGAAGACCTTCCCAATCTTTGTTCTGTAAGAAAGTTTTTGGAACCACTGCACTTCCTACACCAACACCAGATGCACCTGCTTTAAAATAAGTAGAAACATTGTCCTTGGAGACACCTCCGGTAGGTAACAATTTAATACTATCCAAAGGGCCTAATAAATCTTTAATATAACCGGGGCCCAAGGCCGAAGATGGAAATACCTTGACCATATTGGCCCCTAATTTCCAGGCTTTATAAATTTCTGTTGGGGTAAAAGCTCCCGGGAATACCGGGATTTGGTTGGCCACGCAATATTGAATTACCTCTTCATCTAATATTGGAGTAACAATAAACTGTGCTCCTGCAGCCAACGCGGCATGTAAGTCATCCATGTCACAAACAGTACCTGCACCAATATTCAGTTCCTCTCCAAATTCTTTGACCAAGCGAGCAATATCTTCAGTGGCATTCTTTGAATTCAAGGTGATTTCCATGGTGGAAAGCCCTGTAACTTTAAAACATTGGGCGACTTGAAGCAAATCATTACTATCTAAATTTCTAAAAATGGCTACTATGGGAGCTTTATCAAAAGCTTCCCAGGAAAATGTTTTTTTCATTGTTTATATTTTGATTCAATATTTGAATTTGACCATGAATGACAGATTTTCGGACCCATTCTTCGGGTAAAACCTCAGCATGAAGCCCCAATGTTTCCATTCCTATCACATAGTTTGGATGCAATTTTCCCTCAGAACATAAGTAAATGCAAGAATCCTTTTCATCCACCAAATTACTCAGTTCATTTCCAATCAACAAACCGCTTAAATAATGAAAGTTTTCTTCTTTAGAATAGCGACCAAATAATTCGTTTGTTCTTGCCTTAAAAAGCACCGATAATAAAGCACTTGACGCCCCTTCCTTAACTCCAACTTCAAATATCTCTTTGTACTTTTCATTGGAGTTGGATTTTACACTTTTTGATAATATACTCTGATACGCCATTAAATGGAAAACCTCACCTGTCATGTAAGTTTTGAAGTTGCTAACCTTATATCCTTCTACTTTAATGTGCTTAGAATGAGTGCCTGGAAGAATGAAAATCCCATTGCCAGAAAAATTCTCCAATTGCCTCACCACACCTATGAGTTGTGTCTCCTCTCCCCTCATAACATTGTCAGAACTCCTAAGTCCGGACACCAAAAGCAAAGAATAATCAAAATCTTCAGACATAGGGAAATATTCTAATCCCACCGAATTTCCATTTACATCTATAGGCAGATCAGAATAAGGCAGTTCCTTTATTCCTATGCTGGAAGATGCCATCCCTGAGCAAACGATCAACATCCCTTCCAAATTGACTTGAAGGTTCTCACTCATTTGCCTAATCTCCTTCTTTAATTGGTCAAAATAAAATTTTACTCTGTTTGCCTCATTTCCTGTTTCTATGTACTTATTAAATGTAGTTTGTATTCCGGCTTCATTTACATGCTCACCTTCTATTCTTGCATCATTTAAATTGACAATCCGTAATCTAAAGGAACTTGTCCCCCAATCACAACTTAAAAATTTCATCATGTTTTCTCAAATTTTATCAAAGCCTCGATTTACCAAAAACACCTTCACTCTGCTACCCCGAATAGGTAATATCAATGAAAATTAGGTTGATTGACTTTTAAAATTAGCTAAAAATATTATTTAATACTTGAAAAGTATAATGATTTAACCTACCGAAATGAATTAATACCAAATTCAATATTGATTTGGAGGGAAAAAATCTTTGTAGTTGAGCTATTTGGCACCTATGAGTAATTCAATAGCCGTTTATTTGAATAAGCTTTTTTATTACATTTTTTGGAGTAAAAAGCTTAAATATGAAAAATAAATACTATAACTTAAATGGTATTATTACCACCGATTTCCAGGAAGCCAACCTTTACTTCTCACTTTCTCCTTTAAAAATCCCTTCTAAAAAGCCCGACTTAGCCTCCTCTTCCTCTATATTTCCTAAATCGATGGATTGCTCAATCGAGGGCCTTAAAGCTTGAACAAAAGCATTTCTCAATATTATCATAATTGCTTGACCGGTATGTATATTGGGGTTTTCGAAGGTATTCTCTATGGTAATTTTTGAACCTAATTGGTCTTCTTTTTGGTTTTCAAACAACTCCGCAGCTCCTGCAACAAGAGTTTCCCACAAAATTTGGAGCACATTGCCTTCTTCTTTGTTCCATTGTACCACATCTAAATCTTTGATTAATGGTTTTACATATCCCTTAAAGACACCTTCCTTTGCAGCAAACTCTGTAAAGACATTAAATTCTCCTTTTTTAACATCAAAATTTCCGTAAGCCCTTAAAAAATCATTTAACCCTACCAAGTTCACATTTTCAAATGCAGCACTCATATCAAAAGTAGGCTGGTCGGCTAATGCATTTAACTTCACATCTAAATTGAATACTCCATCATATGCTCTACCATTAGCGTTAAGGGAAGATGGTAAAGAATCCCCTTCCACAGAATCATTGGTCAAATGAGTTGCCAAAATATTTAAATCCTTAATAAAAACATCCACTTTAGGGCTCGATAAATTATCGATGTAATGGACTTCAGCTTGGTTGATCTCAAACCTATTGATGTCCAAAGGCATTAAATCTCGAATTAACCCTCTAAGATCGGAAGTATCTTGCTTAACTTCCGGCTCCACACTTGGTGTATGAACAAAATTTAACTTAGGTTGATCTACCAAAAGCTCACCTACAACTTTCCCTTGAAACAATGCCTTCCAATGAATTGATAAGTCAATCTTAGGGCATGAGAAAAAAGGAACAGTATCTATAGCAGCAGTTTTATTTGTATCCCTTTTTAAAATCTCAATTCCATCAATTACATATGCACCTCTAATCAAAGCGATATCTATGTCCTCCACATGACCTGTATATTCTTCCATGTCCTTTAACTCCTTATTCACGAAATGAAGTACAATACTTGGTAGAAATAATCTTAATAAGAGCAATAAAAATACAACTATCCCTAAACTAATTATGGTCTTTTTACGCATCTGATTGTTCGATTTAAATAAATTAAAATGGTATTATGGTGCTTATCGAAACTAAAAAGGTATTTTGGTTGAACTTCATTTGAATGCATCCAAAGCAACAAAAAAATCCCTTGCTTTAGATTTAATGCAAAAATCCCTTCTCTTTTGGATCATAAATGAAACAGGCTCCTCTATCCAGATTACCTCGGAAATTAGGAACATTTTTGTCACTTCGCTACATCAATACTTGAATGATTTTTCAAATACCATGCCGAATGTCAAATTAATCTATTCTGAAATACACATTAACCGCCTAGAACATATTTTGTAAATAAATTAAATTTAAATTTCATTTATCGTAATTTATGCTTTTTCAAAAATATTAACACAATATTAACACATATAACCGATTAAAAGCTTTTTACTATATAATTAGGATGTGGAATGAGGAAATTTTAGAAAATCAATAAATAAGCAATTCTTTAAAACCTACTAATTTCAATCCATTAATTTCACCAATTCCATTATATCTTTTTTATTATAAATTATTTTTTTTATAATTACCAATTATAATATTATTATTTTTCTTATCAATCCTTGTATTTAAACACTATTATTAATCTACGAAATATATAAAATCAGTCTAAATGTAAACGTTACCATAAATCTATTTTAGAATATTATTCGAATAATGTAAAATTAAAGACTTCACAAATCAGTGATTATTAAAACGGACACCATTTAAACATAGTCGAAAATGAATACGATATAATTATTTTATTATCTAATTTAACTTTAAACCCAAATGCTATGAAAAAAAGTATACTTCTACGGCAGATTGTACGTAGAAATTTATTCACAGGTATCCTACTTGCCACCTTGACCGGTAGTACCATGTCAATTAACCCGGCCTTGGCAAACCCGGATTTCAGTTCATCTGCCACCCTCAGAAGCGAACATGAATCATCTGAAAAATTCCTCATTGCCGATATTACTATTAAAGGGGTTGTTACAGATATTGATGGAGAACCACTGCCGGGAGTAACAGTATCAATACCGGGTACTTCCGTTGGAACAGTTACAGATATTGATGGAAGTTATTCAATGTCTGTACCTGAAAATGCCACATTGGTTTTCTCATTCATCGGTTTTGAGAAACAAAGTATAGCTGTAGGAAGTCGTACTATACTGAATGTTACATTAAAGGAAAACATTTCAGCACTAGAAGAAGTAGTGGTAATCGGTTATGGTACTCAGGAAAGAAAAGACATTTCTACTGCAATTTCTTCCGCTTCGGCAGAAGATCTTAAGGACAGGCCCTCCTCTAATTTTGTACAGTCCTTACAAGGGAAAATGCCAGGAGTAAGAATTTCAAACAATAATTCTGCACCTGGAGGAGGTTCAAACATTGTGATCAGAGGGGTTAGTTCAATTAATGCGAGCAACAGTCCACTGATAGTAATTGATGGGTTTCCGATTAAGGATGGTTATAATAAAACTGAAAACCCCTTAAATTCAATCAACCCTGCAGATATCGAATCCATAGAAGTTTTAAAAGATGCCTCATCGAGTGCGATTTATGGTACGCAAGCTGCCAATGGTGTTATTTTAGTTACCACTAAAAAGGGGAAATCAGGAAAGCCCAGCATTTCAATCAATGCAACATCAGGGATTCAATCCATGCTTAATAAAGTAGAAGTATTGAATAGAGATCAATTTTTGCAAATGATGGATGAATCGAGGGCAGCAGCCTATGTAATAGAAGATCCAAATTTCGGCACCAACGATCCGGAGGCCCCGCTTTGGCAATGGACAGACTCTGATGAAACAAGAATCAGTAATTGGACCAATTACTCCCAATATTCGGCAGGCATGCAAGACCCTTATCAAATGTTTTACCGTTGGATTACCGTCACCGACACCACAAAAAACAGTCCATATAATACCGATTGGCAGGATGTAATAACTCAAATGGGTAAAACAAATGACATCCAACTTTCCGCATCCGGGGGAACAGAAGATATTACTTATCGAGTTTCAGGTGGTTATTTTAATCAAGAAGGCATTGTAAAATCTTCAGGATATGATCGTTTTTCCTTTAGGGCCAATGTAGACATGAAAGTGAATAACTACCTAAAATTAGGTTTGATGTTGGCTCCTTCCTTGGAAAACACACAAGTATTAGCCAATACTGAAGGTGGCAGCACTAGAAATCCATTTTATAACGCATTAGGATTACCTCCTATTTGGGCCCCTACAGATGAGAATGGCGTCCCTCACTATTATGGAACAGAAGCTACTTATGAAAACCCATGGTTTTGGAATTTAGATTTTGCCGTCAACCCTTTGGCCAATTTCCAAATTGAAGACAAACGAAGAACAGTTAAAAATCTGGCTACTTTATATACAGAAATCAATTTAATGGAAGGTTTAACCTTTCGGTCAGAATTTCATACCCAATTTAGGTTTTGGGAAAGAAACTATTTCCTTCCAAACTCCATGCCTACAGTCACACAGCCGTTTTCAAGGTCTAGGGGAATTAATCAGGTCACCTCAAGCTTTAACTGGAATTCTCAAAACTTCCTGACTTACACCAAGAGTTTTGATGCCCATTCATTGAACGCTATGGTGGGGTACTCTGTAGACGAAGCCAGTTATAGAAGTACTTATATCAATAAGTACGATTACCCTACAGATTTGATCCCTACATTGAACCAAGGGACCACCATTGTAAATGCTCAGAATGATGCCCGAACTAATCGATCAAGCGAATCCATGATTGGTAGTTTTGCTCGAATTATATATAACTATGACAGCAAATATTATTTCACAGGAAGTATCAGAAGAGATGGTTCTTCCAAATTTGGTAAAGACAACAGGTGGGGCATTTTCCCTTCCATGTCTGTCGCTTGGAGAGCTTCTGATGAAAATTTCTTTGAACCTTTTAGATCTGTAATAAATGATCTTAAAATTAGAGGAGGTTGGGGAGTAATCGGAAATGCAGGCATAAGTAATTACCTCGCACTTAGCACCTTGAATTCAGGAGCCTATGTCTTTGGTTCCGGATCTACGCTTGCTCCTTCTTATGTAGACGGAAAAGTAGCCAACTCATCTTTAGGATGGGAGGAGACCACAGATTTCAGTTTGGGTACAGATGTAGAGCTTTTTGACAGTAGAGTGATGTTAAGTGTAGACTATTTCCATAGACTCACAGAAAACATGCTATTCAATCTACCACTCCCTGTGGTTACCGGTTTTAGCTCCTTTATGGCCAATGCAGGTTCTATGAGAAACCGAGGTTATGAATATGCTATTTCTACAAGAAATATTGATGGAGTCTTTACTTGGAGTACCTCTGCCAACCTCTCCTATTACCGAAACAGGGTTCTTGATATTGGCAAAGACAAACGACCGATTATCAATAACAACGGATATACTGCTGAAAACAGACCTTTGGCAGGGATATGGGGTTATTCGAACCTTGGTGCATTTGATGATTGGGAGGATGTAAAAACCTCTCCAATTTTTAACCCACAGCAAGCTTTGTGGAGCAAACGTTCCAATCCCGGCACGCCAAAAGCTGCAGATGTCAATGGAGATGGTATCTTGGACAGCAATGACCAAACCGTGATCGGACAAAACAACCCCTCTTTTGTCTGGGGAATGACCAATAACTTTGGCTATAAGAATTTTGATTTTTCCGTGCACGTCAATGGTGTTCAAGGGGGAGACCTTTCTATGGTTGAATTTGAAAGTATGCTTGGAAGAGGTGGAGGAAGAAGGAGTATGACCACTGAATATTTCAATAATTACTGGACTCCAACCAGAACTGACGCAGCCTATGCTTCTCCTACAAGAAAAAGTGCAGATGGCTCAAGTGTATCAGGTAGTCTTGTTTTTAAAGGAACCTATGTAAATATTCAAAATGTAGTTTTAGGGTATACTTTACCCAACGAAATTGCACGTAGAGCAAACATTAATAATTTACGAGTTTATATGAGTGTACAGAATGCTTTCTTCTTTACAAAATATCCGGGTTATAATCCTGAGGTAAA of the Cyclobacterium marinum DSM 745 genome contains:
- a CDS encoding GntT/GntP/DsdX family permease, whose translation is MDQTLYLFIITSLSILLLLVLVMKLKVHAFISLLLASCFVGLASGMPFMELIGSLQKGMGDILGFITIVVGLGAILGKLLEVSGGAQTMAHFLIKGFGEKRTSWALMLTGFIVSIPVFLDVGFIILIPLVYALANKSGNSLLHYAIPLLAGMAVTHAFIPPTPGPVAVAEILNAPLGWMIIFGVIVGLPCAILAGPIFGQYISNKIFVPVPSHIEFKDEATGNASKRDFYLIAFIIILPLLLILIATTSNLLVETGHINGDNYLLEVAQFLGHPFIALTIATLVALYFLGYRKGYKAKQLLEFSDKALAPAGLIIVITGAGGMFKEILVQSGAGEALAEVFIAYNVAPIVMAYLIAVIIRIIQGSATVAMVTAAGMISPIIIDMDMSDPYKALIGIAIAAGACILSHVNDSGFWLVKKYLDISEKETLQTWTTLETIISVTGFLIVLSLSFLIP
- a CDS encoding bifunctional 4-hydroxy-2-oxoglutarate aldolase/2-dehydro-3-deoxy-phosphogluconate aldolase, whose product is MKKTFSWEAFDKAPIVAIFRNLDSNDLLQVAQCFKVTGLSTMEITLNSKNATEDIARLVKEFGEELNIGAGTVCDMDDLHAALAAGAQFIVTPILDEEVIQYCVANQIPVFPGAFTPTEIYKAWKLGANMVKVFPSSALGPGYIKDLLGPLDSIKLLPTGGVSKDNVSTYFKAGASGVGVGSAVVPKTFLQNKDWEGLQEHLSQFLKAYQDTD
- a CDS encoding T9SS type A sorting domain-containing protein, coding for MKQTYSVLNLIFLLFILPMGLVYSQNGIPDNKGKEFWLMFNRNFNNSSATNLDLFITSDLATNGQVILPDETVIDFSVTPGTVTTVNLPSTLLATLSDGVENKGVNIIADSEITIYGLNQYNATTDAFLGLPLDVLGTEYIVMSYITLSATPSTASAFGVVATMDGTVVTIVPSIGTNTRPSGVPYEVNLNKGETYQLIASVTNGDLTGSFITSNNPVAVFTGHTCAYVPQNISACDHLIEQAPPVTSLGESFVTIPLASRRAGDIYRIVATKDGTSVSINGTGGFTENFTLNAGDFHELSIPSDVYTKIESDQAILVAQFSKGQSSDNVTSDPFMMLIPPFEQFQNSYTVSTPATGFSKHFINLAVPTSQKDKIELDGAFLDPSIFTDIPGSTFAGAQVEVSQGTHNISGNLAFGAFMYGFGSYDSYGYPGGQALASVEQVRNINLDIEQEIQQGTTYCFNSSVTDDEGVPIFGVRVDFEVEGVNEKIGFALTDEQGIANFCFDAINEGTDKIIASVGSTTAEATVSTTIPRPDQVLLNSLPESVTLGEEICLTSQILDQFDNPMEGEMLFIEYMGNVIYSGESDENGMIEYCFTPEEGGDLLFTSYYEGGDKTETTVMVAVPDSMPTSISIDAASNEINLGQQVCVTATVKDQFGKVMEGVEVQLEINGVDAGSEMTDENGVAEFCKTAEEEDGELLIFVVNYVGGGSPASTSITVLNSGGGGDGGGGGGLIASAISITNISAEVNLGEEACVESLVLDQNGDPLPNTEVTIEVNGEIVATLMSDEDGIVAYCIVTESMGDLSFAVNYDGGTPATGTVKIIQVVLVATTISVEPSEGEVSIGTETCLEVEVLDQLDNPFGVIEVFITKNGEPAGSMMTNEDGVLNYCFNPDMEGEFEFGFYYTVENTVTAMITVTDNVPIPTIISFEENEVEVVLGEEVCLAATILDQFGMPLAGVEVSFDVNGVFYGKGITDENGRVELCGTPDELGDLMVTASYEGGEDTEAIIKVVTESDDLEIESFWLVDAGTNTIIREIMNGDIIPYSEVKDKMINMMVITDPEKVGSVKLELESLTLCPTCSPDMRSTTENVVPYAVFGDINGDYTGKNILPGVYEFAATPFEMKHLSGNQGVKSMVNFEVMFEGTIDSFTLVNATDDTDIIKIMDGDVIDLSAFKDKKFNIRSNVPEDQQGGIDMMIEGPVNFSMFEKVMPFALFGDNLGDYAGRDLPEGSYTMSATAYPFKSTVNRGIGGATVTINFEVIHNSKIDKFTLVNADTDEDIMELMEGSYIDLNQYKNVKLNIRADGKGDNIAAMTFQLSGAKDYNWTERKAPYAIFGDLPANDYAGKYLNEGKYKLMVTPYNADNTMGESMTVNFIAGFDGGDNLRIENASLNQLEANTSEGEVNNGNMVEDLKVYPQPSQNVVNFLYPSSLSEDATVMIYKGNGQLIHGSQMGNTPSFNFGRFGSGLYLIHVSNGDRIISKKVFIY